The following proteins are co-located in the Bacillus sp. 2205SS5-2 genome:
- the safA gene encoding SafA/ExsA family spore coat assembly protein — protein sequence MKNFKFLLTVVVLFLSFGIFGANVSYAADTYYVQKGDSLWKISKKYQIGLSEIIDANSQIPNPDLIYPGQKITIPNIDRTKSIESEVLRLTNVERAKYGLPALRDEWQLARVARYKSADMRDKGYFSHTSPTYGSPFTMMKNFNIQYSAAAENIAAGQSSAAQVVQDWMNSEGHRKNILNGSYTHLGVGYAKGGAYGHYWTQMFIKK from the coding sequence ATGAAAAATTTTAAGTTTCTTTTAACCGTTGTCGTATTGTTCTTGTCATTTGGAATATTTGGAGCAAATGTATCTTATGCCGCAGATACGTATTATGTTCAGAAAGGAGATAGCCTCTGGAAAATATCGAAAAAATATCAAATTGGATTATCTGAAATTATCGATGCAAACTCGCAAATTCCTAATCCAGATTTAATTTATCCTGGACAAAAAATTACGATCCCAAATATTGATAGAACAAAATCAATTGAATCTGAAGTGTTACGATTAACGAATGTCGAGAGAGCCAAATACGGATTACCAGCTCTGCGAGACGAGTGGCAACTCGCACGTGTCGCACGCTATAAATCAGCAGATATGCGCGATAAAGGATATTTTTCTCATACAAGCCCTACGTATGGCTCACCGTTTACAATGATGAAAAACTTTAACATTCAGTACTCAGCAGCCGCTGAAAATATTGCTGCTGGTCAATCCTCAGCTGCTCAAGTCGTTCAAGATTGGATGAATAGTGAGGGACATCGTAAAAATATCCTCAACGGAAGTTACACTCATCTGGGAGTAGGCTACGCAAAAGGAGGAGCATACGGCCACTACTGGACACAGATGTTTATTAAGAAGTAG
- a CDS encoding ABC transporter permease — MNSILLAKGKLFLRKPWTFIIMFFVCIMFAYFMGKGNEAKIHVPILSLLDENETAQMMENLQVSDVFSFSEVTREELEEAVSEGNVEAGILLNENGFTVIRVSETPNLAIIERYVESVYQVVLQKQEIINIAGESRRGDVEEVFQNSLQHPTFLVEKESFRGSESVIIDTKLQGIFGFSLFFVLYTIAYSVVHILEEKRAGIWDRMILSPLKKWEMYTANLLFSFVLGYVQVLGIFLVFRYGAKVDFHGAFTETLVLLVPYVFCIVALSILLTSLSKNMNQFNALVPFIFVSMAMIGGAYWPLEIVSSDVLLFLAKLVPITYGMEALKGAAVYGLSLSELLMPMSVLTLMGVVFMGIGINFMEKR, encoded by the coding sequence ATGAACAGCATTCTTCTTGCAAAAGGAAAATTATTCCTTCGTAAACCATGGACCTTTATTATTATGTTTTTCGTATGTATCATGTTTGCGTATTTTATGGGAAAAGGGAATGAAGCTAAGATTCACGTACCCATTTTGAGTTTATTAGATGAAAATGAAACAGCTCAAATGATGGAAAACCTACAAGTGTCTGATGTCTTTTCTTTTTCTGAAGTGACTCGTGAGGAATTGGAGGAGGCTGTGAGTGAAGGGAATGTAGAAGCTGGTATTCTATTAAATGAGAATGGATTTACTGTGATTCGAGTCAGTGAAACGCCAAATTTAGCGATAATAGAGCGCTATGTAGAATCGGTATACCAAGTGGTCCTACAAAAGCAAGAAATTATCAATATTGCTGGGGAAAGTAGGAGAGGGGATGTTGAAGAAGTATTTCAAAATAGCTTACAACATCCTACGTTCCTAGTAGAAAAGGAAAGTTTTCGAGGCAGCGAAAGCGTTATTATTGATACAAAGCTACAAGGGATTTTTGGTTTTTCGTTATTTTTTGTTTTATATACCATTGCTTATAGTGTAGTTCATATTTTAGAAGAAAAACGGGCAGGAATCTGGGACCGGATGATTCTCTCACCTTTAAAGAAGTGGGAGATGTACACGGCTAACTTACTGTTTAGCTTTGTGCTTGGTTACGTTCAAGTATTGGGAATCTTTCTTGTTTTTCGATATGGAGCAAAGGTAGACTTTCATGGTGCTTTCACCGAAACCCTCGTGCTGTTAGTGCCATATGTTTTTTGTATTGTTGCTCTTTCGATTTTGCTAACCTCTTTATCGAAGAATATGAATCAATTCAATGCACTCGTTCCATTCATCTTCGTAAGTATGGCCATGATTGGTGGAGCGTACTGGCCCCTTGAGATTGTCTCTTCTGATGTGCTTCTTTTTCTAGCGAAACTTGTTCCAATCACCTATGGAATGGAAGCCTTGAAGGGAGCAGCAGTGTATGGATTGAGTCTTTCAGAATTGCTGATGCCGATGAGTGTTCTAACATTAATGGGAGTGGTTTTCATGGGGATTGGGATCAACTTTATGGAAAAACGATAG
- a CDS encoding ABC transporter ATP-binding protein: MMEVVNLTKQYKQQKVVESVNMYLESGETVGLLGPNGAGKSTTISMISSLVTPTKGDVRLHQESILKNPNKLRKVLGVVPQEIALYSDLSARENLEFFGRVHRMKGKILKDKVDEVLKQIGLTDRQKDLVKTFSGGMKRRLNIGIALLHDPELLIMDEPTVGIDPQSRKYILETVKRLNREQNMTILYTSHYMEEVEFLCDRIYIMDKGDIIASGTQEEIKNILSSEQTIVVVVERLEEAFIQRLKAEPVIQRVNVVDETVSVVVPKEVHLFSKLFNLAEETNTVLTSIDVQKPSLEDVFLHLTGRALRD; encoded by the coding sequence ATGATGGAAGTGGTGAATCTGACAAAGCAATATAAGCAGCAAAAGGTTGTTGAAAGCGTCAATATGTACTTGGAAAGTGGGGAAACAGTTGGTTTACTTGGACCGAATGGAGCGGGCAAATCAACGACGATTTCTATGATATCCTCTCTTGTGACACCAACGAAGGGAGATGTTCGACTTCATCAAGAAAGTATATTAAAAAATCCCAATAAATTGAGAAAAGTGTTAGGGGTCGTCCCACAAGAGATTGCTCTTTATAGTGATTTGTCTGCACGAGAAAACTTGGAATTCTTTGGCCGTGTGCACCGAATGAAAGGCAAGATCTTAAAAGATAAAGTAGATGAAGTGTTAAAACAAATTGGATTGACAGATCGCCAAAAAGACTTAGTCAAGACGTTCTCAGGAGGGATGAAAAGGCGGCTCAATATTGGTATCGCACTACTTCATGACCCAGAACTATTGATCATGGATGAACCTACTGTCGGAATCGATCCTCAGTCGAGAAAGTATATTTTAGAAACGGTCAAAAGATTAAACCGAGAACAAAACATGACCATTTTATACACTAGCCACTATATGGAAGAAGTTGAATTTCTATGTGACCGAATCTACATTATGGACAAAGGCGATATCATCGCATCAGGTACACAGGAAGAAATTAAAAACATTCTTTCATCCGAACAAACAATTGTCGTAGTGGTCGAACGGTTAGAGGAGGCCTTTATTCAGCGTTTGAAAGCAGAACCTGTCATTCAGCGAGTGAATGTGGTCGATGAGACCGTATCAGTGGTCGTTCCTAAAGAAGTTCACTTATTTAGCAAACTGTTTAATCTAGCTGAAGAAACGAATACGGTACTAACTTCGATAGACGTGCAAAAACCGTCTCTAGAAGATGTGTTTTTACATCTAACCGGTCGAGCATTAAGAGATTAG
- a CDS encoding ABC transporter permease — MLWAFIKKELLLFIRNPRELLVLLALPFLLITILGFALGGIMDGERTTLNGKMAIVEHGSETEDFKEWQTYLQELELPNEAQQQLSQAAKELLPMKILKESVLGSREFQQYMEVEERSVEELAELKADKTFSAIIEVPEGYTFQMLQSILLEEQSEVPTMKIFVNEGRQLTSSIVEDVLVDFQRQYSLLTLLGKSNLVESDFIPSVEVETSVETVAERSSFSSLSYFTVGMSMMFVLYVASNIGSFSYQEKQWNVFDRILLSNVSKWVYMFSLMCAAMILVIVQLTIILGLSAIIYGVTWPNWGNVIVIVMALSFAVGGVAVLLTAINFRTNSETFSSFFSTVVVTIFAFLGGSFIPVANMSSFLSVLGNLTPNGAAMTAFLQTLQGYELTEISKHIWSMLLFGFIMIVISIISFPKKGELR, encoded by the coding sequence ATGCTTTGGGCATTTATAAAAAAAGAACTATTGTTGTTTATTCGAAATCCACGTGAGCTCCTCGTTCTTCTTGCTCTACCATTCTTGTTAATTACTATTTTAGGTTTTGCGCTCGGTGGCATTATGGATGGTGAGAGGACTACTCTTAATGGGAAAATGGCAATTGTGGAGCATGGGAGTGAAACAGAGGATTTTAAAGAATGGCAAACTTATTTACAAGAGTTAGAGCTCCCAAATGAAGCGCAGCAACAACTTTCACAAGCAGCTAAAGAGCTACTTCCAATGAAAATTTTAAAAGAAAGCGTTTTGGGAAGCCGGGAATTCCAACAGTATATGGAAGTTGAAGAACGAAGTGTAGAGGAATTAGCAGAACTAAAGGCAGACAAAACCTTCTCTGCCATTATTGAAGTGCCTGAGGGGTACACCTTTCAAATGCTACAATCGATTCTTCTTGAAGAACAATCAGAAGTACCAACGATGAAGATATTTGTAAATGAAGGGAGACAATTAACATCTAGCATTGTTGAAGACGTGCTTGTTGACTTTCAACGGCAATATTCCTTACTAACGTTATTAGGGAAAAGTAATTTGGTTGAATCAGACTTCATTCCAAGCGTTGAGGTGGAAACATCAGTTGAAACGGTTGCAGAACGATCTTCTTTTTCCTCCCTGAGTTATTTTACAGTAGGAATGAGTATGATGTTTGTTCTCTATGTTGCTTCAAATATCGGCTCTTTTTCTTATCAAGAGAAGCAGTGGAATGTATTTGATCGGATTCTTCTTTCAAATGTATCAAAGTGGGTCTATATGTTCAGCTTAATGTGTGCCGCAATGATTTTAGTAATAGTCCAATTGACGATTATTCTGGGTTTATCAGCCATTATTTATGGAGTTACATGGCCCAATTGGGGAAATGTTATTGTGATTGTTATGGCGTTGAGCTTCGCGGTTGGTGGAGTTGCTGTCCTTTTAACTGCGATTAATTTTCGTACTAATTCAGAAACATTTTCAAGTTTTTTTTCTACGGTAGTCGTCACAATTTTTGCTTTTCTAGGGGGAAGCTTTATCCCTGTAGCTAATATGTCTAGTTTTTTGAGTGTGCTCGGTAATCTAACGCCGAATGGTGCTGCAATGACGGCTTTTCTTCAAACTCTGCAAGGATATGAACTAACAGAAATCAGCAAACATATTTGGTCTATGCTCCTGTTTGGCTTTATCATGATTGTCATATCGATTATTAGTTTTCCAAAAAAGGGGGAATTACGATGA
- a CDS encoding aspartyl-phosphate phosphatase Spo0E family protein: protein MIEVISESIELKRSEMLELAFQNGFSHPKTVTCSQELDELLNKHRALLNKQAFVLCVDFLSTFKLALNFTYQNLA from the coding sequence ATGATCGAGGTAATCTCAGAAAGTATTGAATTGAAACGAAGTGAGATGTTGGAGTTGGCCTTTCAGAACGGTTTTTCACATCCTAAAACCGTTACATGCAGTCAAGAATTGGACGAGCTATTGAACAAACATAGGGCTCTGCTGAATAAGCAAGCATTTGTCCTCTGTGTAGACTTCTTATCCACATTCAAATTAGCGCTTAACTTTACATATCAAAATCTAGCGTAA